The stretch of DNA TGCATTGTCTACAGTATCTTGTTCTAGGCTTGAGCGGTAGAGCGAGAACTCTGGATGCCTGATTACTCTTCTAAATGTATTTACGTTTACTGAGTTAGTTTGTTCGGCGTATTTGAGTTCTGTTTCTCCATCTTTCTCGTACTGGAGCAGGGCGGCCATATGCCTGAAGCCGGAGTTTCCGAAGCTCTGGTTGTACTCGTTTTCTCTTACGCCTCCGCTGTGTCCCTGACCTCCTGGTGCTATCGGTTCAGTTGCTGGCAGAGTTGATAGTTTGAACTCAGTGAAGCCGGGTTGAATCTGGTCGACGGCGTCTTCTGCGATGTTTGCTACTACAATGTCTGCTAGACCTGAGCTAGTTACTCCTGCTTCCTGTGATGCTTTGATCAATGCCCGGGTGAATACTATTTCGTCGTCTTCCTCAGCGAAGTTCAGGTCTTCGTATCCTAATGTGTCTATGTTTTCTTCGGGGTTGTTGTAGATCTCTTCGGCGCGGGAGATCATTTCGTCGACGGTCATCGTCAACTGTCCGTCTTCCAGTCCTTCCGGGTACTGGCGGTCGTTTCTCTGCATCTCCCGGTATTCGGACTCTGTAGCAGAGTTGGTTATGCTGTGGTCGTAGTTTTGGGGTACTTCGTCGTCTGCGAGGTGGCCGAGTGCCCCGGTTTCATCCTCGAAAAAGTACCGTGCCGCTGGTTCGGAATCTTCGCTGGGCTGCTGTTCACCTTCCGAAGGTGTCTGCTCTGCAGATGTAGCGGTGTCCTCCGGTGTTTCGTCAGCCCCGGGCGTCGATGTATCCGACTCGCCGTCTGGCGTACCCGTCTTTGTGTTACAGCCGGCGATGGAGACGGTGACTCCGGCAATGAACCCGTGACGGAGGAAACGTCGGCGCCTCATTCGTTAATCGACCATTCCTATCCAGGCCTAAAGGAACTGTTGGAAGTACAAACACTACAGTAGCTGAACAAAACCCAAGAGCGGTTAGAAAGCGATCCCACTTACCGGCTATTTCACCGTAGATAGAATATGACCAATGAAGTATCAACAGAACCTGAAATATTCACGAAGATCTTGAATAATATTTCAATATATGAACTAAAAAAGGAATTGATTAGACTGGATTATCGAACCTGTGTTTTTATAAACAACGAATAATTATACTTGGGGTAGAAGGCCTGAGTCTGGTATTTCGGGGTTAAAATGTCGCCTCGGCGTGATGATCCGATGTAGGCAGACACGATGGTCCACTCTGCCATCCCACCGCGCGTCCGGCCGTACTCGCTCGGGTGGGTTGAACCTACCGTTCCGGCGTCACTCCCCGCCGGCGTACCGGATCCCCAGCCAGAACGCGGCCACGGGGACGAACAGGTACGTGTAGGCGCTGCCGAGCAGCGTGTACGTCAGCACGGTCTGGCCGATACTGCCGAACGTCGGCAGCCACGCCGGAAAGCCGGACTGTACCGTACGCTGGACGACGATCTCGAGCACACCTTGGAGAGCGAAGATCCCCACGACGAGCCCGACGAGAGCGAGGGGGTAGCGGAGGCGTCGGGGGTTTCGAACCGACATATTTTCCGGTTCTCGATGCGCCGGTAAAAGTTTTGGGCGGCCGTTACTGCCGGTCGAGGCCGTTCTCGTCGACGACGAGCCCGTACTCCTCGATCAGCGCGGTCGTGAACTCGGGGACCGCTCTCCCGGCGGCGACGCGCGCGCGGATCTCCGCGACCACGCTCGCGAGGTCGTCGCTGGTTTCGATCGTCGGTTGGGTCGGGACGAACTCGGTGTCGTGGCCCTCGCCGCGAGCCAGCTCCGCGAGCGTGTTCAGCGCCGGCGGCGCCATCGCGTCGGTGAAGTCGAGCGTGTCGGTGAAGCCCGCGTAGTACACCGAGCCGCGGGCGCCGGGGCCCAGCACCACCTCGTTGGAGCGGAGCTTCATCGCCGCGGAATCGATCCCCGTCCGAGTGACGAACGGCGTGTTGCCGGGCAGCACCACGACGGAGCGGATCTCCTCCTCCTCGAGCAGGTGGGTGGCGGTGTTGCCGACGCGGGCACTGGTCGTCGAGCCGACCTGCGGCTCGAAGCGCACGTCGCTCACGTCCTCGAGCGCGTCGGCGGCGAGCGCGCGCAGCTCCGCCTCGGGGGCGGCGTCGGTCCGGTGGACCTCGGGGAGCAGATCATCCGGACGGTAGTTCACCAGCAGGCTGGCGCCGGAGCGCTCGACGGCCCGCATGGTGTCCTTCGCTATCGCGGCCGCGAGCTCGGCGACCTCCGACTCGCTCAGCGGGCTCGTCGCCGCGAGGTCGGGGAAGCAGAGTCCGGGGCGTGGCGGATCGGCGAGCAGCACGACGACTGTCATCGTCGACTCTCGGCCCGCGGCGCGCTTGAATCCGGCGGGACGCGACCGGCCGGGCGTCGAGCGCCGCCCTTAAGCGACAGCCCGCCGACGCGCCGGTATGCTCGACTCCCGCGCGGCCGGATTGCTCGCGTCCGGCGTCACCTCGGCGTTCGCACTCGGCGGGCTGGCAACGTTCCTGCGACGGCTCCCCGACTCGGCGTCGCTCGCACCGACGGCGGCAGTGTTCGCGTTCGTCGTCGTAGTCGTCGCCGCCGGCGTCGTCGTCGGGACACGTGGCGTTCCGAACGAGACGGCGTACTGGGCGTAGCGCCGAACGACCGGCTACCGACTCCTGCGACCCTTCGTCTGCCGGTAGTCCCGCGAGAACACGTTCTCCTTCACGTGCTCGACGAACGCGGCCTCCTGTGCGTCGCTCTGCTCGCCCGGCGGGATCATGGGCACGAGTTCGAACCCCCGACCCCGGACCGTGGTGGCGTGCTCCTCGGTCACGTCGAAGCTGTCCGGCGATCGCGTGGTGTACTCGATCGCGAGTTCCCGCAGCGCGCGGTCGCCGACGGGGACGATGATGTGGGGGTTGATCATCCGGAGTTCGGCGTTGAGAAACGGCTCGCAGTTCCGCACCTCCTCGTCGGTCGCCGCCCGCTCGGGGTGGCGACAGCGTGAGAGGTAGGTGAGGTAGACGTTCTGGAGGTAGGGCTCGGCGGCGGCAGGGTCGGAGCGCGAGAAGCCGAGTTCGCCGAGGATGCGTTGGACTCGCTCGCCTGCGGCGTCGCCGGTGAACGGTACGGCCGTCGCTTCGGCGCCCGCAGTCGGCGACTCGCCGACGAAGACGAACTCCGCGCCGGCGTCGCCGTAGCCGTGGACCACCTGCTCCCGGCAGTCGGCGAGGGCGGGGCAGTTCCGGCAGTCCTCGTCCATCGCGAAGGGGTTCGAGAGCTCCTCTTGGTGGGCGTCCACTGCTTTGTAGTGGGCGTGGCGGGAGGAAAAACGGTTCGCTGATGAGTGAGGTTCGTCCGAGGTAGTCGCTGGGGAGCAACTCACAGTATTAGCGTTGACTGTGCCGCCGCGACCGCGAACGTCACTGCGGCAGAGTTGCCGACCTTACAGTGTTGTTCGCCGAACGATGCACTCCCTGTGTGGACAGTACGAGAAACCATCTCAGCACTCAACTATCAGAACGCGACCAACCCCGCCGTGATCTGAACACCGTATCGCGGCGGGTATCGCGGCTGTGTGGTTCAGCCCGCCGCGGTCGCCGATCGAGCCACCTGCTCGCCGACCGAACCTGCCCGCTCAGTTCGCCGATCCCTGAATCTCGTCGCTGCGGTCGCCCGCGACCACCCCATCCTCGGTCTCGACGTACACGTCGTCGGCGAACCCCTCCGCGGCGTGGGGGTGCTCCGGATCGTCGAGCTTCCCCGGCGTCGACGGCGCCTCGGGAACCTCGCGGTTTCGGAACTCCCCGAGCGGATCGTCGATGGTAATGTCGTGGGCATCGAAGAAGTCCGCGTAGCGCTCGTAGTGCTCCTCGACCTCGTCGACGGGGAACTCCATCATCTCCGTCCAGCCGTGGTTGTAGAAGTCGAAGTTCGCCTGTAGGTGGGTGATCTCCCGGGCTTCGGCCTCGGGGAAGCCGTCGCCGAGCGCCCCGAGATAGGTGGCCATCGTGCAGTCGAAGAAGACCTCCATGTGGGGCTCTCGCTCCTCCCGGTGGCCGTCCTCGGCGCGGTCGCCGAACTCGTCGACGTGGAGGTCGACCAGCTTCTCGTTCATCTTCTCCCCGACGACGGGCATCGTGAGCGCCTGCTTCGCCGCGAAGTGACGGACGTTCTGACGGAGCTTCATCGTCCGACTGTAGCGGCGCAACGACCTTCAACCCTCCGAGACCCGCGGTATGGCCCGCCTTCTCCTACCGAAAGCCGTATGGCAACCCACATTAACCCCCGCTGCCAAACCTGAAGCCATGAGTGAGTCGTTCGTGATCATCGGCGACGGGGTCGCTGGGAGCTCGGCGGCGGAGACGCTGCGCGAGAACGCTCCGGACGCCGACATCACCGTCATCACCGACGAGGGGGAGGCTCTCTACAACCGTATCCTGATCAAGGAGTTCGCGAAGGGGAAGCTTCCGGAGGCGCCCATCTCCATCCACGAGGAGTCGTGGTACGACGAGCGGGACATCGACCTCCAGCTCAACACCCTCGTCGTCGACATCGACACCGACGCCAACGCGGTCACGAGCCACGAGGGCGACAGCTACGAGTACGACAAGCTGCTGATCGCCACCGGCGGGACGCCCGCACAGCTCCCCGTCGACAACTCCGACGCGGAGGGGATCCACCACTTCTGGACGTTCGAGGACGCCCGGAAGATCAAGGCCGACGTCGAGGAGGCCGACACCGGCGTCATCGTCGGCGCCGGCCTGCTCGGCATCGACTTCGCGGCGATCTGTGGCGCACAGGACGTCGAGGCCCACTACCTGATGCGCGGGAACGCCTGGTGGCGCTACGCGCTCAGCGAGGAGGGCGCCGAGATCCTCCACGACGCGATGCGCGAGCGCGGGGTCACCCCCGTGTTCGACTCCGGTGTCGACCACTTCGAGGTCGACGACGACGGCCACATCGAGTCCGCGGTCGACCCCAACGGCGAGGAGTACGACGCCGACTTCGCCGGGGTCGCGATCGGGCTGGACATCAACACCGAGATCCTCCGCGGGACCGGCCTCGACTACGACGACGACGGCATCATCGTCGACGAGTACATGCAGACCAACCTCGACGACGTGTACGCCGCCGGCGACTGTACCAAATTCAACGACCTGATCCTCGGCGATCAGGCCCAGAACGGTGCGTGGGGCTCCGCGAAGGCCCAGGGTGAGTGTGCCGCCAAGAACATGCTCGACTACGGCGATGACGAGTTCCGCTGGGTCTCCTCGTACTCCATCACCCACTTCGACTTCCCGTTCCTCTCCTTCGGCCACCCGACGCAGGGCGACGACAGCGTCGAGCGCAAGTACTCCGACACGGAGTGGCGCCGCCTCGCGCTCAAAGACGGCCGCATCGTCGGCGGCGTGCTGATCGGTGACCTCGCGCCCCAGTCGGCGTACAAGCAACTGATGCGTGAGGGGACCCACGTCGGCGACGAGAAGGAGAAGCTGGTCGAGAAATCCTTCAGCGTCGACGATCTGGAAGCGCCGGTCGCTGACGACTGATCTCGCCGTTTACGAGAGCGAAGCTCTCGTTCGCCAACCAGAACGCTCCGCGTTCTGGTAACGGCACGCTGCCAGCCGGCGTGGACAACTGATCTCGACGAGTCCGTTTTCGGCCCGGTTCCGGACGACTACCACACCGAAGTCGTTTTGCGGCGACCGCTCCCAGTGCGCCTATGGACTCCGGCGGTTCCTCGGACATGACGCTCGCGTTCGAACTGGACGCGCTGAAGTCGCTCGCCGACCCCAACGCGGTGTTCAACGACGCCCGCGGGTGGACGAGCTACGTCGGCGTGGTGAGCGACAAACCCACCTACGTCGTCACCAACTTCACGCGAAAGGAACGCATCAGACAGGACTTCTTCTCCGGCCCGCGAGGCGTCGAAGAGAGTTTGGAGAACGTCAAACGCCAGTTCGACACCGAACGCCACGTGTTCGTCGGCACTTCGGAGGAGCACCGTGAGCAGGCCGAGTCGGTCGACTGGGAGTACCTGCCGCTCGAAAACGCCGCCGAGGCGGCCGACTGGGAGATCGCTGCCGAGGAGGACGACGAGGACCACTTCGAGGAGGGGGACCAGCGCGAGGATTGGCCCTAGCCAGCGACGGCGCGTGACCGGCCAGCCCCTCCGTGGGCTGGCCACGGAACTTGACGCCGTCGCTGTGCGTAGTCGAACACGGCGAGTGACCTGCTGCAAGCTTCGGCTCGCAGCCACGGAGCTCGATGCCGTGACTGTGCATAGCCAGCGACGGCGAGCGAACCGGAGCGACCTCCGTGTCGCTCCCGAAGAGCTAGACGCCGTCGCTGTGCGTAGCCAAAAAACGGCGAGTGACCGGCCAGCCCCTCCGTGGGCTGGCCACGGAACCTGATGCCGTCGCTGTGCGTAGTCAGTTACGGCGAGCGAACCGGAGCGACCTCCGTGTCGCTCCCGAAGAGCTCGATGCCGTCGCTGTGCGTCGCTGACCACACGAACCTCGGCGGCCCTCGCGCGCGCTGGCGCGCGTGCCTCTTCCAACAACACTAATCACGCGGAGGCCGCAGGACCGGTAATGAGTCACCAGCTTCCGGACGTGCAGGCCGACGAGCCCGACGTGACCGTCGGGCTGAGTCAGGTCGGCGTCACGGGCGTCGAGAAGCTCGTCGAACTCGAAGGCGAGGACCGACCGTACGTGCTGACCGCGGAGTTCTCCGTGTTCGTCGACCTCCCCAGCGGCCGGAAGGGGATCGACATGAGCCGGAACATGGAGGTGATCGACGAGGTGCTGGAGGACGCCGTCGACGGCGAGACCGACCGCGTCGAGGCGCTCTGTGGCGAGGCGGCCGAGCGTCTGCTGGCCAAACACGAGTACACCACCACCGCCGAAGTGGAGATGGAGGCGGAGTGGGTGCTCCGGGAGGAGACGCCCGCCAGCGGTCGGCCCACGCAGGGCACCGTCGACATCATCGCCTCCGCGACCGCCACCGACGAGGGCACCGAGGAGGAGATTGGCTGCCGCGTCACCGGGATGACGGTCTGCCCCTGCTCGCAGGGGATGTCCGAGTCCCGCGCTCGCGAGACGCTCGAAGAACTGGGCGTCGACGACGAGACGACCGAGGCGTTCCTCGATCAGGTGCCCCAGCCCGGCCACTCCCAGCGCGGGCACGCCACACTGACGATCACGCAGGACACCGAGCCCGACGTCGACCTGATGG from Halolamina sediminis encodes:
- a CDS encoding uracil-DNA glycosylase produces the protein MDAHQEELSNPFAMDEDCRNCPALADCREQVVHGYGDAGAEFVFVGESPTAGAEATAVPFTGDAAGERVQRILGELGFSRSDPAAAEPYLQNVYLTYLSRCRHPERAATDEEVRNCEPFLNAELRMINPHIIVPVGDRALRELAIEYTTRSPDSFDVTEEHATTVRGRGFELVPMIPPGEQSDAQEAAFVEHVKENVFSRDYRQTKGRRSR
- a CDS encoding DUF6149 family protein → MKLRQNVRHFAAKQALTMPVVGEKMNEKLVDLHVDEFGDRAEDGHREEREPHMEVFFDCTMATYLGALGDGFPEAEAREITHLQANFDFYNHGWTEMMEFPVDEVEEHYERYADFFDAHDITIDDPLGEFRNREVPEAPSTPGKLDDPEHPHAAEGFADDVYVETEDGVVAGDRSDEIQGSAN
- a CDS encoding NAD(P)/FAD-dependent oxidoreductase, translated to MSESFVIIGDGVAGSSAAETLRENAPDADITVITDEGEALYNRILIKEFAKGKLPEAPISIHEESWYDERDIDLQLNTLVVDIDTDANAVTSHEGDSYEYDKLLIATGGTPAQLPVDNSDAEGIHHFWTFEDARKIKADVEEADTGVIVGAGLLGIDFAAICGAQDVEAHYLMRGNAWWRYALSEEGAEILHDAMRERGVTPVFDSGVDHFEVDDDGHIESAVDPNGEEYDADFAGVAIGLDINTEILRGTGLDYDDDGIIVDEYMQTNLDDVYAAGDCTKFNDLILGDQAQNGAWGSAKAQGECAAKNMLDYGDDEFRWVSSYSITHFDFPFLSFGHPTQGDDSVERKYSDTEWRRLALKDGRIVGGVLIGDLAPQSAYKQLMREGTHVGDEKEKLVEKSFSVDDLEAPVADD
- a CDS encoding DUF7124 domain-containing protein; this encodes MDSGGSSDMTLAFELDALKSLADPNAVFNDARGWTSYVGVVSDKPTYVVTNFTRKERIRQDFFSGPRGVEESLENVKRQFDTERHVFVGTSEEHREQAESVDWEYLPLENAAEAADWEIAAEEDDEDHFEEGDQREDWP
- the mptA gene encoding GTP cyclohydrolase MptA; the protein is MSHQLPDVQADEPDVTVGLSQVGVTGVEKLVELEGEDRPYVLTAEFSVFVDLPSGRKGIDMSRNMEVIDEVLEDAVDGETDRVEALCGEAAERLLAKHEYTTTAEVEMEAEWVLREETPASGRPTQGTVDIIASATATDEGTEEEIGCRVTGMTVCPCSQGMSESRARETLEELGVDDETTEAFLDQVPQPGHSQRGHATLTITQDTEPDVDLMELIEIARDSMSARIYNLAKRPDEDHMTYAAHANAKFVEDCVRSLAEGVVDAYPDLDDEAVIHVKQENDESIHQHDAVAEREVTMARLREELSA